One Etheostoma cragini isolate CJK2018 chromosome 18, CSU_Ecrag_1.0, whole genome shotgun sequence DNA window includes the following coding sequences:
- the mtmr9 gene encoding myotubularin-related protein 9 — MEFAELIKTPRVDGVVLHRPFMPTVEGTLCLTGHHLILSSRQDNTEELWLLHSNIDSIEKRFVGSLGSIIVKCKDLRVIQLDIPGMEECLNIASSIEALSTLDLLSLMYPFFYRPMFEVIEDGWKSFLPEDAFKDLESMTDEWRLSDVNKDFSVCPSYPPLVAVPKHVDDDTLRKAATFRHGGRFPVLSYYHKKNGMVMMRAGQPLTGTNGRRCKEDEKLINATLRPGKRGYIIDTRTINVAQQAKARGGGFESEANYPQWRRIHKAIERSNILQESLIKLVEACNDQSHSMDRWLSKLEASNWQTHVKEILTTACLAAQCIDREGASVLVHGTEGTDSTLQVTSLAQIILDPACRTIRGFQGLVEREWLQAGHPFQQRCAQSAYSNSKPRQEAPTFLLFLDCVWQILRQFPCSFEFSEAFLVLVFEHAYASQFGTFLGNSPAERAKLSLPEKTVSLWSWVNRPQEQESLTNPLYEANSLVIWPSVAPQSLLLWEGVFLRWNRSSKCLDEAHDEMVHIIAYNKELQNKVNSLRRQLAQLETEDPVLQTP; from the exons ATGGAGTTTGCAGAGTTGATAAAGACACCCAGGGTGGACGGAGTTGTCCTACATCGGCCTTTCATGCCCACTGTGGAGGGGACCTTGTGTTTGACTGGTCATCACCTGATTCTCTCCTCCAGACAGGACAACACAGAGGAACTGTGGCTGCTTCATTCAAACATTGACTCTATAGAGAAAAG ATTTGTGGGGTCTCTGGGAAGCATCATAGTCAAATGCAAAGACCTGAGGGTGATCCAGCTCGATATCCCTGGCATGGAGGAGTGTCTCAACATTGCCAGCTCTATtgag GCTCTGTCCACGCTTGATTTACTCTCTCTGATGTACCCTTTCTTTTACCGGCCCATGTTTGAAGTCATAGAAGATGGCTGGAAGTCATTTCTTCCAGAAGATGCCTTCAAAGATTTGGAGTCTATG ACAGATGAGTGGAGACTGAGTGATGTCAACAAGGACTTCAGTGTGTGTCCATCATACCCCCCTCTAGTGGCAGTGCCCAAACATGTGGATGATGACACGCTGAGGAAAGCAGCCACCTTCCGTCACGGCGGCCGTTTTCCAGTACTTAGCTACTACCACAAGAAGAATGGCATG GTGATGATGCGAGCAGGGCAGCCTCTGACAGGCACCAACGGGCGCCGGTGTAAGGAAGACGAGAAACTGATCAATGCCACCCTGCGACCAGGCAAACGTGGCTACATCATTGACACACGCACCATCAATGTTGCCCAGCAGGCCAAAGCTCGAGGAGGAGGATTTGAGTCCGAAGCTAACTACCCCCAGTGGAGGAGGATCCACAAGGCAATCGAAAG GTCAAACATCCTCCAGGAGAGCCTGATAAAGCTGGTAGAGGCGTGTAACGACCAGTCGCACAGTATGGACCGCTGGTTAAGCAAGCTAGAGGCTTCCAACTGGCAAACTCATGTCAAGGAAATCCTCACCACTGCCTGCCTGGCTGCCCAGTGTATCGACAG GGAGGGGGCGTCGGTGCTGGTTCACGGTACAGAAGGGACAGACTCCACCCTGCAGGTGACCTCGTTGGCTCAGATCATCCTTGATCCGGCCTGCAGGACCATCAGAGGCTTCCAGGGCCTGGTGGAGCGAGAGTGGCTCCAG GCAGGTCACCCGTTCCAGCAGCGCTGCGCCCAGTCGGCCTACTCCAACAGCAAGCCTCGTCAAGAGGCTCCTACCTTCCTGCTCTTCTTGGACTGTGTGTGGCAGATCCTTCGCCAGTTTCCATGCTCCTTTGAATTCAGCGAGGCCTTCCTGGTGCTCGTCTTTGAACACGCGTATGCTTCTCAGTTCGGTACATTTTTGGGTAACAGTCCAGCTGAGAG AGCCAAACTGTCTCTACCTGAGAAGACTGTGTCACTTTGGTCATGGGTGAATCGGCCCCAAGAACAGGAAAGTCTGACCAACCCGCTGTACGAGGCCAACAGTCTTGTGATCTGGCCATCCGTTGCCCCTCAGAGTCTGCTGCTGTGGGAAG GCGTGTTCCTTCGTTGGAACCGCTCCTCCAAGTGTTTGGACGAGGCCCATGACGAAATGGTGCATATAATTGCTTACAACAAGGAGCTTCAGAACAAAGTGAACAGCCTGCGCAGGCAGCTGGCCCAGCTGGAAACTGAAGATCCTGTCCTGCAGACGCCATAG